In one Desulfoferula mesophila genomic region, the following are encoded:
- a CDS encoding GAF domain-containing protein has product MDHERRFDVLAHVVEIANASVEAHERLDSILGTINKHLGSRLAVLFLQEAAKSQLTQSNVWPRQAKEGKALEVPFGQGPVGRAARDREPQLVRVSLPADDRAIDSLCRQDELAAMFPVMDDNRVYAVLLLVFEPGREMDNEEVLLLQMVSREMAGTIRNHRLYFDAKRRITELNVISELGRAAVSTIDLDQLLDTVAGMVAKLLGAKGGKVCINAPTNDPPRLQALFGKVPPECSDIADCLGDCRYCATRDGVPVEGDERARGLCVPLSFKGNYDGHLCVFEKMVLDKDAVPRFNAEDFNLLVTMASMISSALENALIFQRMEVLVQRNEEMVGALATLYEISTVLMTTMDFEATLLIVMDALTHPAGLDHDLVVLFLLDEAKGVMRPVANMSKDPDNQVRMELTQSLSDLRDQRPHRPLLTDLRLANLEVPFDPQDSKTALYINKGASVMVDDPQNDPRIDPEMVEVLHLREPFVAVPMFAKGKVVGAILVNNRISGRSFGERDLKLLGMLASLAGLALETARLYHKLESANKELAQMRNRLLEADKLAALGEIAAGVAHEIRNPLVSIGGFTRRIRKKVGDDSPITAYLDVIIEEVSRLERTLNEMLDFSSDARGHFEEHDLNSIIEQSLELLERELAENNIEVKLELGQGLPPVYCDDRQIKHVFLNLILNAVQAMGPDHGRLTLRSFSVMREGKQFVAGEVSDTGGGIPMEVVHNIFNPFFTTKDAGSGLGLSIVHKIVTRHFGQVEVHNRGSEGASFLVTLPAAEEGRAYLK; this is encoded by the coding sequence ATGGACCACGAGCGTAGATTCGACGTCCTGGCCCACGTGGTGGAGATCGCCAACGCCTCGGTGGAGGCGCATGAGCGCCTGGACAGCATTCTGGGCACCATCAACAAGCACCTTGGGTCGCGACTGGCCGTGTTGTTTTTGCAAGAGGCCGCCAAAAGCCAACTGACCCAATCCAACGTCTGGCCCCGCCAGGCCAAGGAGGGCAAGGCCCTGGAGGTGCCCTTTGGCCAGGGCCCGGTGGGCCGGGCGGCCCGGGACCGTGAGCCCCAACTGGTGCGCGTATCGCTGCCCGCCGACGACCGGGCCATCGACTCCCTGTGCCGCCAAGACGAGCTGGCGGCCATGTTCCCCGTGATGGACGACAACCGAGTCTACGCGGTTCTGCTGCTGGTGTTCGAGCCGGGCAGGGAGATGGACAACGAGGAGGTGCTCCTGTTGCAGATGGTTTCCCGGGAGATGGCCGGCACCATCCGCAATCACCGCCTTTATTTCGACGCCAAGCGGCGCATCACCGAGCTTAACGTGATCAGCGAATTGGGCCGGGCGGCGGTTTCCACCATAGATCTGGACCAGCTTCTGGACACCGTGGCGGGCATGGTGGCCAAGTTGTTGGGGGCCAAGGGGGGCAAGGTGTGCATCAACGCGCCCACCAACGATCCTCCGCGGCTGCAGGCCCTTTTCGGCAAGGTGCCCCCGGAGTGCTCCGATATAGCCGACTGCCTGGGCGACTGTCGCTACTGCGCCACTCGGGACGGAGTTCCAGTGGAGGGCGACGAACGGGCCAGGGGCTTGTGCGTTCCCCTGAGCTTCAAGGGCAACTACGACGGCCATTTATGCGTGTTCGAGAAAATGGTGCTGGACAAGGATGCGGTGCCGCGTTTCAACGCGGAGGACTTCAACCTGCTGGTCACCATGGCCTCCATGATCTCCTCGGCCCTGGAGAACGCCCTTATCTTTCAGCGCATGGAGGTGTTGGTCCAGCGCAACGAGGAGATGGTGGGCGCCCTGGCCACCTTGTACGAGATCAGCACCGTGCTCATGACCACCATGGACTTTGAAGCCACCCTGCTCATCGTCATGGATGCCTTGACCCATCCCGCCGGCCTGGATCACGACCTGGTGGTGCTGTTCTTGCTCGACGAAGCCAAGGGGGTGATGCGCCCCGTGGCCAACATGAGCAAGGACCCGGACAATCAAGTGCGCATGGAGCTGACCCAAAGCCTGAGCGACCTGCGGGACCAGCGACCCCATCGTCCCTTGCTTACCGATTTGCGCTTGGCCAACCTGGAAGTGCCCTTCGACCCGCAGGACAGCAAGACCGCCCTTTATATCAACAAAGGGGCCAGCGTGATGGTGGACGATCCCCAAAACGACCCCCGGATCGATCCCGAAATGGTCGAGGTGCTCCACCTGCGCGAGCCCTTCGTGGCCGTGCCCATGTTCGCCAAGGGCAAGGTGGTGGGCGCCATCCTGGTGAACAACCGCATTAGTGGCCGCTCCTTTGGAGAGCGCGACCTCAAGCTTTTGGGCATGCTGGCCAGCCTGGCCGGTCTGGCCCTGGAGACCGCGCGGCTCTACCACAAACTGGAGAGCGCCAACAAGGAGCTGGCCCAGATGCGCAACCGCCTTTTGGAGGCGGACAAGCTGGCCGCCTTGGGCGAGATCGCCGCCGGGGTGGCCCACGAGATAAGAAACCCGTTGGTATCCATCGGCGGCTTTACCCGGCGCATTCGCAAGAAGGTGGGCGACGACTCGCCTATAACCGCCTACCTGGACGTGATCATCGAGGAGGTCTCGCGCCTGGAGCGCACCCTCAACGAGATGTTGGATTTTTCCTCGGACGCCCGCGGCCACTTCGAGGAGCACGATCTCAACAGCATCATCGAGCAGTCCCTGGAGTTGCTGGAACGCGAGCTGGCGGAAAACAACATCGAGGTGAAGCTGGAGCTGGGCCAGGGCCTGCCGCCGGTTTACTGCGACGACCGCCAGATAAAGCACGTGTTTTTGAACCTCATCCTCAACGCGGTACAGGCCATGGGGCCGGACCACGGGCGCCTGACCCTGCGCAGCTTCAGCGTGATGCGCGAGGGCAAGCAGTTCGTGGCCGGGGAGGTGAGCGACACCGGCGGCGGCATTCCCATGGAGGTGGTGCACAACATCTTCAACCCCTTCTTCACCACCAAGGACGCCGGATCGGGCCTGGGCCTGTCCATCGTGCACAAGATCGTCACCCGCCACTTCGGCCAGGTGGAGGTGCACAACCGGGGCAGCGAGGGAGCCTCCTTCCTGGTGACCCTGCCCGCGGCCGAAGAGGGGCGGGCCTACCTCAAGTAG